The window GCACCTTATTCTAGAAGAAAAGATCTATAATAGGCTGAGAGATGATTTTGAGGCTGAATATAATACCTGCCTGAACAATAAGGTTTCACTTTACATCTATTCTGGAAAATTAAGGCTATCTTCTTTTATGGTTACAGACACTTTCCTGATGTTGAAGCTCTTTGGAAAAGATGGAGAATTCGACCATAGAAAGATCATGAGTTTTACCCCTCGCGCGCTGGCATGGGGCAATGAACTTGCCCAGTATTATATAGATCACTCAGAGAAAATCAACTAAAAAGCGTTACCAGTGCAGGTCATAATCATTTCCTGGAATTATTTGCGGCAGCCAGGCAGGGACTTTTAGGAAAAATATTTTTGAAAAAGGCGGAGCAGGAATACTTTTAACTTTGGGAGTGCTGAGGCACATCGAGAAGTCTCCTTCCTCGACAGATCGGATTTATCCGATCTGGCAGGTGGGGGATGAAAACGAAGCCTCGCACCTTTGTAAAGAGACCTTTTAAACATCCCACTGTTATTGATTCTGAAAAGTTAGTTAAACTTATACGTTTATTATATATTGTTATTCATTAGCTCACCCACACCCTGGGGGTAACAAAGATAGGATAGCCGGATAACACGCCGTTGGGTACAACTTTTTGAACTTGGACCATATATGGTTATATAGAGAAGTTCGATAGGTAAAAGTTGTGACTATTAACAGCAAGCTTGACAGGATATTCTGCAATTAGAGGTTGTAAAACCTATTGCAAAATGCCCTGTGGACGGGCTATCAACAATTTGTTGGTAATCTTCGACAATACAGGTTTCATGAGGAATTGAGGTTCTTAGAACCAAAGCTGATGATAGAAATACTCGAAGGGAGCCCCTTCCTCAAAAACTTAAGCCGTCAGGCAAGAGTTTTAGGGAAGAGTAGTTCACTCTTCTCACCCTTTCCTGCTTTTATACTCACGATTCTCTGCACATGTCCCTACTGTTCATGTCCGTGATGTCCATGATGTCCATGTCCATGCTTCTGGTCGTGTTCATGATCATGGTCATGTCCGGCTTTATGTGTGTCTATTCCCCTTTTCTCAAAGGTTTCCTGTACCGAGCTGTTCACAGCATCTTTTAGAGCTTCCTTCTTCACATTTGAGACTGCTGAAAGAATCTTTAATGTCGGGACAGCTCCTTCTTTTGATTTAATGATATCTTCCTGGGGCTCTTCGTAATAGATAGTAACGCTCTGCTTTACGGTTTCTAGCCCGTTGTCCAGGAAGAGTTTGATATGCCCTACAAATTCGGGGTTTAGCTCCAGAACCTTTTCTTTTATTGTGTTCATTAATTCAGTAGTGAGCTCCCTGGTGGTTTCCTTGCTCAGGCTTTCTCCGTCTTTAATTGCAAACTCTGCAGCATAACTGCCAACTCCGGAGGCTTCGATGGAATCTTCGGTTTCCTGAGATTCGGGAGGCTGGGACTTTTCTCCTGTGGGGGTTGCCTGGGCTTTTTCCGGAACTTCTTTAATATCAGGGAGAACGATCTGCATGAAATTTTCAAATTTTTCCCCGGTATCCTTTCCTGAAAGCAGAACCACCCTGGCTTTAGGATTCAGTTGCTGCACTGAAGCTTCCAGAATGGGGATCCTGATGGGTTCGATCAAATCTACTTTGTTTATTCCCAGAATCTCGGCATCTATAATCTGCCTCATGGCAAATTCTTTT is drawn from Methanosarcina lacustris Z-7289 and contains these coding sequences:
- a CDS encoding GTP-binding protein, whose translation is MDVIVVGGFLGSGKTTTIINMGKYLAEKGKKVAIIVNEIGEIGIDGDVIKRFGFDTKEITGGCICCSLKVGLRTTITLLAQEYKPDVLLIEPTGIAFPHIIRNEVELMNLGEEVKIAPLVTLIDGSRFKYLMKEVKEFAMRQIIDAEILGINKVDLIEPIRIPILEASVQQLNPKARVVLLSGKDTGEKFENFMQIVLPDIKEVPEKAQATPTGEKSQPPESQETEDSIEASGVGSYAAEFAIKDGESLSKETTRELTTELMNTIKEKVLELNPEFVGHIKLFLDNGLETVKQSVTIYYEEPQEDIIKSKEGAVPTLKILSAVSNVKKEALKDAVNSSVQETFEKRGIDTHKAGHDHDHEHDQKHGHGHHGHHGHEQ